One genomic window of Punica granatum isolate Tunisia-2019 chromosome 1, ASM765513v2, whole genome shotgun sequence includes the following:
- the LOC116211765 gene encoding uncharacterized protein LOC116211765 isoform X1 produces the protein MDPEAAPSPKMEAPEPEIPEGVPSPGAGDKRRVSDGEDAEPTPPSPKKPRRGAGDLGRVAEIVLVLSAMGRMRGGRDPTEVELGLMAEAREKLAAICETLQPKDIVGRDAVGRVIEDLGLNGKARDQRLGFKVPKLSIAEKLAFTRRKMEESKKYPIHTTTYMSHPLQGSFSVGTDNNRGTLPARTFQSDKPSQPPISAGGILGSPSLGNVASSTLANFCAGNSTSMTYHFGPSEARTSTISSALPVGHSVKDSSSVAVPKVEGPPDVVEIGSIPSRTSIVQGTSVVQASSSLTQPSVNAPTWPVQAQPTSLNRVGPEKNVLNHTPGKVQEASSMMISPAPLQAARDQTRRQHITRAASGPPPGVHHQPLQGVTAAAPSNYSNHYEIAKIVQKFLPPKLPEHPTWTPPSREYMNKALACQICQITINDVESVLLCDACEKGYHLKCLQSQNQRGIPKVEWHCQKCLALSHGKPLPPKYGRVMRNMAAPKVTANASAVQSSSEKKVGTDSEVNQQKVTSIESSGSHNPAAGAAVSNNHVKSFSDVQLLKGREMQGNNPFVREEMQEKPSSQCAASNSITSVSSASGSPDGSFNRHMNKCEPSSGEARPDSQAKSETPANESELSSSLQNPFDKKGKDTAECAGTALETCENSNTERKEAEKSYTDDNVDSDVVTNSKQEQPRAEEIVDTSTGSDAKGEKSCAEENVDSNAGNNAKEEKLCGDDDAGSNTGDGKQEKSREDDIDSNTRSDTKQDDADAGQQDPGPSLVADVAGTENTGLPSDVSDCAQWLGDVLELADGKAFYGSCCIAGVTYTMNQHALFHSDNAKLVPSKLQAMWEDQVTGLKWVKANRCYFPSDLPDNVGRPFTETNEVFESNREVTFVAGTIRGPCEVLHPTKYKEETERRSHEGNVGLTPVFLCKWFYDETKGHFQAVSS, from the exons ATGGATCCGGAGGCCGCCCCCTCTCCGAAGATGGAAGCCCCTGAACCGGAAATCCCAGAGGGTGTTCCGTCGCCTGGTGCCGGGGACAAGAGAAGGGTCTCCGATGGGGAGGACGCGGAGCCGACCCCGCCTTCGCCGAAGAAGCCGCGCCGTGGAGCTGGGGACCTGGGCAGGGTGGCGGAGATCGTGCTGGTCTTGTCGGCTATGGGGAGGATGCGAGGCGGGAGGGATCCCACCGAGGTGGAGCTCGGGCTTATGGCGGAGGCGAGGGAGAAGCTTGCTGCCATCTGCGAAACCCTACAGCCCAAGGATATTGTGGGTAGGGATGCGGTCGGGCGTGTGATTGAGGATTTGGGGCTCAATGGGAAGGCTAGAGATCAGCGGTTGGGGTTCAAGGTTCCCAAGTTGTCGATAGCTGAGAAGCTTGCTTTTACTCGGAGAAAG ATGGAAGAATCGAAGAAGTATCCTATCCACACCACTACATATATGTCTCACCCATTGCAAGGAAGCTTCAGTGTGGGAACTGATAATAATCGGGGAACATTACCGGCACGCACATTTCAATCAGATAAACCCAGCCAGCCACCAATCTCTGCTGGAGGTATTTTGGGTTCTCCATCTCTGGGAAATGTTGCTTCATCAACCCTTGCCAATTTTTGTGCGGGAAATTCTACATCTATGACATATCACTTTGGCCCAAGTGAAGCAAGGACATCTACAATTTCCAGTGCATTACCTGTTGGCCATTCAGTTAAGGATTCTTCTTCAGTAGCCGTGCCTAAAGTTGAAGGACCACCGGATGTGGTTGAAATTGGATCTATTCCATCCAGAACATCAATTGTACAAGGTACATCGGTAGTACAAG CAAGTTCATCTTTAACTCAGCCATCGGTGAATGCTCCCACATGGCCTGTACAAGCACAACCAACTTCATTAAACAGAGTTGGACCAGAAAAGAATGTACTTAATCATACGCCAGGCAAGGTTCAGGAAGCTTCTAGTATGATGATATCACCAGCGCCTCTGCAAGCAGCAAGAGACCAAACCCGTAGACAACATATTACAAGAGCTGCATCAGGTCCACCACCTGGTGTGCATCACCAGCCACTGCAGGGTGTTACTGCTGCTGCACCTTCGAATTATTCCAATCACTATGAGATTGCGAAAATTGTTCAGAAGTTTTTACCTCCAAAGCTTCCTGAGCACCCCACCTGGACTCCTCCTTCAAGGGAGTACATGAATAAGGCTTTAGCCTGCCAGATCTGTCAGATTACGATCAATGATGTGGAAAGTGTGCTCCTTTGCGATGCTTGTGAAAAGGGATACCACTTAAAATGCCTGCAATCTCAGAATCAGAGAGGTATTCCGAAGGTTGAGTGGCATTGCCAGAAATGTCTTGCACTAAGCCACGGGAAGCCTTTGCCTCCTAAATATGGTCGTGTCATGAGAAATATGGCTGCACCAAAAGTGACCGCAAATGCCAGTGCTGTTCAGTCATCTTCTGAGAAAAAAGTGGGAACTGATTCAGAAGTCAATCAGCAGAAGGTGACATCGATTGAGAGCTCCGGATCACATAATCCTGCTGCTGGGGCTGCTGTCAGCAACAATCATGTTAAGTCTTTCTCTGACGTCCAATTGTTGAAGGGAAGAGAGATGCAGGGGAACAATCCATTTGTTAGAGAAGAAATGCAAGAGAAGCCTTCTTCTCAATGTGCTGCGAGCAATTCCATCACATCTGTTAGCTCAGCTTCTGGTTCTCCAGATGGTTCGTTCAATAGGCACATGAATAAATGTGAACCATCTAGTGGTGAAGCAAGACCAGATTCCCAAGCAAAGTCTGAGACTCCTGCCAATGAATCTGAACTTTCTTCGTCGCTGCAGAATCCATTTGATAAGAAAGGCAAAGATACAGCAGAGTGTGCTGGAACTGCTTTGGAAACATGTGAAAACAGCAACACAGAAAGGAAAGAGGCAGAAAAGTCTTACACGGATGATAATGTTGATTCCGATGTTGTAACTAATTCAAAGCAAGAGCAGCCTCGTGCAGAAGAAATTGTTGATACTAGTACTGGATCCGATGCAAAGGGAGAGAAGTCTTGTGCAGAAGAAAATGTTGATTCCAATGCTGGAAACAATGCAAAGGAAGAAAAGTTGTGTGGAGATGATGATGCTGGTTCTAATACTGGAGATGGCAAGCAAGAAAAATCTCGTGAAGACGATATTGATTCTAACACTAGAAGTGATACAAAGCAAGATGATGCAGATGCAGGACAGCAAGATCCTGGTCCAAGTCTTGTTGCTGATGTAGCGGGTACAGAGAATACTGGTCTTCCTTCAGATGTCTCAGACTGCGCTCAATGGCTTGGAGATGTTCTTGAGCTAGCTGATGGAAAGGCATTTTATGGTTCTTGCTGCATTGCTGGAGTTACGTATACAATGAATCAgcatgcccttttccattccGATAATGCGAAATTGGTGCCCTCTAAGCTTCAG GCAATGTGGGAAGACCAAGTTACTGGGCTGAAGTGGGTAAAGGCTAATAGGTGTTACTTTCCTAGTGACTTGCCTGATAATGTTGGTCGCCCATTTACAGAAACTAATGAG GTTTTTGAATCAAACCGTGAAGTGACTTTCGTGGCTGGAACAATTCGAGGCCCATGTGAAGTTCTCCATCCAACCAAGTACAAGGAAGAAACTGAAAGGCGGAGCCATGAGGGAAATGTTGGACTAACGCCCGTCTTCTTATGCAA ATGGTTTTATGACGAAACTAAAGGTCACTTCCAGGCCGTCTCCAGTTAA
- the LOC116211765 gene encoding uncharacterized protein LOC116211765 isoform X2: MDPEAAPSPKMEAPEPEIPEGVPSPGAGDKRRVSDGEDAEPTPPSPKKPRRGAGDLGRVAEIVLVLSAMGRMRGGRDPTEVELGLMAEAREKLAAICETLQPKDIVGRDAVGRVIEDLGLNGKARDQRLGFKVPKLSIAEKLAFTRRKMEESKKYPIHTTTYMSHPLQGSFSVGTDNNRGTLPARTFQSDKPSQPPISAGGILGSPSLGNVASSTLANFCAGNSTSMTYHFGPSEARTSTISSALPVGHSVKDSSSVAVPKVEGPPDVVEIGSIPSRTSIVQASSSLTQPSVNAPTWPVQAQPTSLNRVGPEKNVLNHTPGKVQEASSMMISPAPLQAARDQTRRQHITRAASGPPPGVHHQPLQGVTAAAPSNYSNHYEIAKIVQKFLPPKLPEHPTWTPPSREYMNKALACQICQITINDVESVLLCDACEKGYHLKCLQSQNQRGIPKVEWHCQKCLALSHGKPLPPKYGRVMRNMAAPKVTANASAVQSSSEKKVGTDSEVNQQKVTSIESSGSHNPAAGAAVSNNHVKSFSDVQLLKGREMQGNNPFVREEMQEKPSSQCAASNSITSVSSASGSPDGSFNRHMNKCEPSSGEARPDSQAKSETPANESELSSSLQNPFDKKGKDTAECAGTALETCENSNTERKEAEKSYTDDNVDSDVVTNSKQEQPRAEEIVDTSTGSDAKGEKSCAEENVDSNAGNNAKEEKLCGDDDAGSNTGDGKQEKSREDDIDSNTRSDTKQDDADAGQQDPGPSLVADVAGTENTGLPSDVSDCAQWLGDVLELADGKAFYGSCCIAGVTYTMNQHALFHSDNAKLVPSKLQAMWEDQVTGLKWVKANRCYFPSDLPDNVGRPFTETNEVFESNREVTFVAGTIRGPCEVLHPTKYKEETERRSHEGNVGLTPVFLCKWFYDETKGHFQAVSS, translated from the exons ATGGATCCGGAGGCCGCCCCCTCTCCGAAGATGGAAGCCCCTGAACCGGAAATCCCAGAGGGTGTTCCGTCGCCTGGTGCCGGGGACAAGAGAAGGGTCTCCGATGGGGAGGACGCGGAGCCGACCCCGCCTTCGCCGAAGAAGCCGCGCCGTGGAGCTGGGGACCTGGGCAGGGTGGCGGAGATCGTGCTGGTCTTGTCGGCTATGGGGAGGATGCGAGGCGGGAGGGATCCCACCGAGGTGGAGCTCGGGCTTATGGCGGAGGCGAGGGAGAAGCTTGCTGCCATCTGCGAAACCCTACAGCCCAAGGATATTGTGGGTAGGGATGCGGTCGGGCGTGTGATTGAGGATTTGGGGCTCAATGGGAAGGCTAGAGATCAGCGGTTGGGGTTCAAGGTTCCCAAGTTGTCGATAGCTGAGAAGCTTGCTTTTACTCGGAGAAAG ATGGAAGAATCGAAGAAGTATCCTATCCACACCACTACATATATGTCTCACCCATTGCAAGGAAGCTTCAGTGTGGGAACTGATAATAATCGGGGAACATTACCGGCACGCACATTTCAATCAGATAAACCCAGCCAGCCACCAATCTCTGCTGGAGGTATTTTGGGTTCTCCATCTCTGGGAAATGTTGCTTCATCAACCCTTGCCAATTTTTGTGCGGGAAATTCTACATCTATGACATATCACTTTGGCCCAAGTGAAGCAAGGACATCTACAATTTCCAGTGCATTACCTGTTGGCCATTCAGTTAAGGATTCTTCTTCAGTAGCCGTGCCTAAAGTTGAAGGACCACCGGATGTGGTTGAAATTGGATCTATTCCATCCAGAACATCAATTGTACAAG CAAGTTCATCTTTAACTCAGCCATCGGTGAATGCTCCCACATGGCCTGTACAAGCACAACCAACTTCATTAAACAGAGTTGGACCAGAAAAGAATGTACTTAATCATACGCCAGGCAAGGTTCAGGAAGCTTCTAGTATGATGATATCACCAGCGCCTCTGCAAGCAGCAAGAGACCAAACCCGTAGACAACATATTACAAGAGCTGCATCAGGTCCACCACCTGGTGTGCATCACCAGCCACTGCAGGGTGTTACTGCTGCTGCACCTTCGAATTATTCCAATCACTATGAGATTGCGAAAATTGTTCAGAAGTTTTTACCTCCAAAGCTTCCTGAGCACCCCACCTGGACTCCTCCTTCAAGGGAGTACATGAATAAGGCTTTAGCCTGCCAGATCTGTCAGATTACGATCAATGATGTGGAAAGTGTGCTCCTTTGCGATGCTTGTGAAAAGGGATACCACTTAAAATGCCTGCAATCTCAGAATCAGAGAGGTATTCCGAAGGTTGAGTGGCATTGCCAGAAATGTCTTGCACTAAGCCACGGGAAGCCTTTGCCTCCTAAATATGGTCGTGTCATGAGAAATATGGCTGCACCAAAAGTGACCGCAAATGCCAGTGCTGTTCAGTCATCTTCTGAGAAAAAAGTGGGAACTGATTCAGAAGTCAATCAGCAGAAGGTGACATCGATTGAGAGCTCCGGATCACATAATCCTGCTGCTGGGGCTGCTGTCAGCAACAATCATGTTAAGTCTTTCTCTGACGTCCAATTGTTGAAGGGAAGAGAGATGCAGGGGAACAATCCATTTGTTAGAGAAGAAATGCAAGAGAAGCCTTCTTCTCAATGTGCTGCGAGCAATTCCATCACATCTGTTAGCTCAGCTTCTGGTTCTCCAGATGGTTCGTTCAATAGGCACATGAATAAATGTGAACCATCTAGTGGTGAAGCAAGACCAGATTCCCAAGCAAAGTCTGAGACTCCTGCCAATGAATCTGAACTTTCTTCGTCGCTGCAGAATCCATTTGATAAGAAAGGCAAAGATACAGCAGAGTGTGCTGGAACTGCTTTGGAAACATGTGAAAACAGCAACACAGAAAGGAAAGAGGCAGAAAAGTCTTACACGGATGATAATGTTGATTCCGATGTTGTAACTAATTCAAAGCAAGAGCAGCCTCGTGCAGAAGAAATTGTTGATACTAGTACTGGATCCGATGCAAAGGGAGAGAAGTCTTGTGCAGAAGAAAATGTTGATTCCAATGCTGGAAACAATGCAAAGGAAGAAAAGTTGTGTGGAGATGATGATGCTGGTTCTAATACTGGAGATGGCAAGCAAGAAAAATCTCGTGAAGACGATATTGATTCTAACACTAGAAGTGATACAAAGCAAGATGATGCAGATGCAGGACAGCAAGATCCTGGTCCAAGTCTTGTTGCTGATGTAGCGGGTACAGAGAATACTGGTCTTCCTTCAGATGTCTCAGACTGCGCTCAATGGCTTGGAGATGTTCTTGAGCTAGCTGATGGAAAGGCATTTTATGGTTCTTGCTGCATTGCTGGAGTTACGTATACAATGAATCAgcatgcccttttccattccGATAATGCGAAATTGGTGCCCTCTAAGCTTCAG GCAATGTGGGAAGACCAAGTTACTGGGCTGAAGTGGGTAAAGGCTAATAGGTGTTACTTTCCTAGTGACTTGCCTGATAATGTTGGTCGCCCATTTACAGAAACTAATGAG GTTTTTGAATCAAACCGTGAAGTGACTTTCGTGGCTGGAACAATTCGAGGCCCATGTGAAGTTCTCCATCCAACCAAGTACAAGGAAGAAACTGAAAGGCGGAGCCATGAGGGAAATGTTGGACTAACGCCCGTCTTCTTATGCAA ATGGTTTTATGACGAAACTAAAGGTCACTTCCAGGCCGTCTCCAGTTAA
- the LOC116211765 gene encoding uncharacterized protein LOC116211765 isoform X3 translates to MDPEAAPSPKMEAPEPEIPEGVPSPGAGDKRRVSDGEDAEPTPPSPKKPRRGAGDLGRVAEIVLVLSAMGRMRGGRDPTEVELGLMAEAREKLAAICETLQPKDIVGRDAVGRVIEDLGLNGKARDQRLGFKVPKLSIAEKLAFTRRKMEESKKYPIHTTTYMSHPLQGSFSVGTDNNRGTLPARTFQSDKPSQPPISAGGILGSPSLGNVASSTLANFCAGNSTSMTYHFGPSEARTSTISSALPVGHSVKDSSSVAVPKVEGPPDVVEIGSIPSRTSIVQGTSVVQASSSLTQPSVNAPTWPVQAQPTSLNRVGPEKNVLNHTPGKVQEASSMMISPAPLQAARDQTRRQHITRAASGPPPGVHHQPLQGVTAAAPSNYSNHYEIAKIVQKFLPPKLPEHPTWTPPSREYMNKALACQICQITINDVESVLLCDACEKGYHLKCLQSQNQRGIPKVEWHCQKCLALSHGKPLPPKYGRVMRNMAAPKVTANASAVQSSSEKKVGTDSEVNQQKVTSIESSGSHNPAAGAAVSNNHVKSFSDVQLLKGREMQGNNPFVREEMQEKPSSQCAASNSITSVSSASGSPDGSFNRHMNKCEPSSGEARPDSQAKSETPANESELSSSLQNPFDKKGKDTAECAGTALETCENSNTERKEAEKSYTDDNVDSDVVTNSKQEQPRAEEIVDTSTGSDAKGEKSCAEENVDSNAGNNAKEEKLCGDDDAGSNTGDGKQEKSREDDIDSNTRSDTKQDDADAGQQDPGPSLVADVAGTENTGLPSDVSDCAQWLGDVLELADGKAFYGSCCIAGVTYTMNQHALFHSDNAKLVPSKLQAIVHNILYRLGAPCFLTNLYSNVGRPSYWAEVGKG, encoded by the exons ATGGATCCGGAGGCCGCCCCCTCTCCGAAGATGGAAGCCCCTGAACCGGAAATCCCAGAGGGTGTTCCGTCGCCTGGTGCCGGGGACAAGAGAAGGGTCTCCGATGGGGAGGACGCGGAGCCGACCCCGCCTTCGCCGAAGAAGCCGCGCCGTGGAGCTGGGGACCTGGGCAGGGTGGCGGAGATCGTGCTGGTCTTGTCGGCTATGGGGAGGATGCGAGGCGGGAGGGATCCCACCGAGGTGGAGCTCGGGCTTATGGCGGAGGCGAGGGAGAAGCTTGCTGCCATCTGCGAAACCCTACAGCCCAAGGATATTGTGGGTAGGGATGCGGTCGGGCGTGTGATTGAGGATTTGGGGCTCAATGGGAAGGCTAGAGATCAGCGGTTGGGGTTCAAGGTTCCCAAGTTGTCGATAGCTGAGAAGCTTGCTTTTACTCGGAGAAAG ATGGAAGAATCGAAGAAGTATCCTATCCACACCACTACATATATGTCTCACCCATTGCAAGGAAGCTTCAGTGTGGGAACTGATAATAATCGGGGAACATTACCGGCACGCACATTTCAATCAGATAAACCCAGCCAGCCACCAATCTCTGCTGGAGGTATTTTGGGTTCTCCATCTCTGGGAAATGTTGCTTCATCAACCCTTGCCAATTTTTGTGCGGGAAATTCTACATCTATGACATATCACTTTGGCCCAAGTGAAGCAAGGACATCTACAATTTCCAGTGCATTACCTGTTGGCCATTCAGTTAAGGATTCTTCTTCAGTAGCCGTGCCTAAAGTTGAAGGACCACCGGATGTGGTTGAAATTGGATCTATTCCATCCAGAACATCAATTGTACAAGGTACATCGGTAGTACAAG CAAGTTCATCTTTAACTCAGCCATCGGTGAATGCTCCCACATGGCCTGTACAAGCACAACCAACTTCATTAAACAGAGTTGGACCAGAAAAGAATGTACTTAATCATACGCCAGGCAAGGTTCAGGAAGCTTCTAGTATGATGATATCACCAGCGCCTCTGCAAGCAGCAAGAGACCAAACCCGTAGACAACATATTACAAGAGCTGCATCAGGTCCACCACCTGGTGTGCATCACCAGCCACTGCAGGGTGTTACTGCTGCTGCACCTTCGAATTATTCCAATCACTATGAGATTGCGAAAATTGTTCAGAAGTTTTTACCTCCAAAGCTTCCTGAGCACCCCACCTGGACTCCTCCTTCAAGGGAGTACATGAATAAGGCTTTAGCCTGCCAGATCTGTCAGATTACGATCAATGATGTGGAAAGTGTGCTCCTTTGCGATGCTTGTGAAAAGGGATACCACTTAAAATGCCTGCAATCTCAGAATCAGAGAGGTATTCCGAAGGTTGAGTGGCATTGCCAGAAATGTCTTGCACTAAGCCACGGGAAGCCTTTGCCTCCTAAATATGGTCGTGTCATGAGAAATATGGCTGCACCAAAAGTGACCGCAAATGCCAGTGCTGTTCAGTCATCTTCTGAGAAAAAAGTGGGAACTGATTCAGAAGTCAATCAGCAGAAGGTGACATCGATTGAGAGCTCCGGATCACATAATCCTGCTGCTGGGGCTGCTGTCAGCAACAATCATGTTAAGTCTTTCTCTGACGTCCAATTGTTGAAGGGAAGAGAGATGCAGGGGAACAATCCATTTGTTAGAGAAGAAATGCAAGAGAAGCCTTCTTCTCAATGTGCTGCGAGCAATTCCATCACATCTGTTAGCTCAGCTTCTGGTTCTCCAGATGGTTCGTTCAATAGGCACATGAATAAATGTGAACCATCTAGTGGTGAAGCAAGACCAGATTCCCAAGCAAAGTCTGAGACTCCTGCCAATGAATCTGAACTTTCTTCGTCGCTGCAGAATCCATTTGATAAGAAAGGCAAAGATACAGCAGAGTGTGCTGGAACTGCTTTGGAAACATGTGAAAACAGCAACACAGAAAGGAAAGAGGCAGAAAAGTCTTACACGGATGATAATGTTGATTCCGATGTTGTAACTAATTCAAAGCAAGAGCAGCCTCGTGCAGAAGAAATTGTTGATACTAGTACTGGATCCGATGCAAAGGGAGAGAAGTCTTGTGCAGAAGAAAATGTTGATTCCAATGCTGGAAACAATGCAAAGGAAGAAAAGTTGTGTGGAGATGATGATGCTGGTTCTAATACTGGAGATGGCAAGCAAGAAAAATCTCGTGAAGACGATATTGATTCTAACACTAGAAGTGATACAAAGCAAGATGATGCAGATGCAGGACAGCAAGATCCTGGTCCAAGTCTTGTTGCTGATGTAGCGGGTACAGAGAATACTGGTCTTCCTTCAGATGTCTCAGACTGCGCTCAATGGCTTGGAGATGTTCTTGAGCTAGCTGATGGAAAGGCATTTTATGGTTCTTGCTGCATTGCTGGAGTTACGTATACAATGAATCAgcatgcccttttccattccGATAATGCGAAATTGGTGCCCTCTAAGCTTCAGGCAATTGTTCATAACATTCTCTACAGACTTGGAGCCCCTTGTTTCCTGACTAATTTATACA GCAATGTGGGAAGACCAAGTTACTGGGCTGAAGTGGGTAAAGGCTAA